Proteins co-encoded in one Capillibacterium thermochitinicola genomic window:
- a CDS encoding DUF4912 domain-containing protein, translating into MTREELAKKTREELLSLARKLKIKNRSRMKKDELIESLNLVFKQNQTTAEAHAKAAAEKKTPEPVYTTGLSPQTYPPPPGEEPRFPLPSSYNETSITLLIRDPFWLYTYWDFSREVKENLEKMFGDWQRTPLSLRVWEEQESGGMEPGFFNVPVNPVTGHWYLNVQPNRRYTVELGYIAPSGEFVALARSNTVVTPRATVSEVIDEEWMLVEEDFRRLYQLAGDPQAGSVELAESLLKRLEREMGSGAVSSISSPFGPPPEERQFWLVLNTELILYGATEPSASLTVDGQPVPLRPDGTFTLRMALPDGRKRIPVTARSQDGKDAITIIPEVTKETY; encoded by the coding sequence ATGACCCGCGAAGAACTGGCCAAAAAGACCAGGGAAGAGCTGCTCTCTTTAGCCAGAAAACTAAAGATTAAAAACCGCTCCCGAATGAAAAAAGATGAACTCATTGAAAGTTTAAATCTGGTTTTTAAGCAGAACCAAACCACCGCTGAAGCCCACGCCAAAGCGGCCGCCGAGAAAAAAACTCCGGAACCCGTCTATACGACCGGCCTGTCACCGCAGACCTATCCGCCGCCACCGGGTGAGGAACCCAGGTTTCCCCTTCCGTCTTCTTATAATGAAACTTCAATAACGCTGCTGATTCGTGACCCCTTCTGGCTGTATACCTACTGGGATTTTAGCCGGGAGGTCAAGGAAAACCTGGAAAAAATGTTCGGAGATTGGCAACGAACCCCACTCAGCCTTAGGGTGTGGGAAGAGCAAGAATCCGGCGGCATGGAACCGGGATTTTTTAATGTTCCCGTTAACCCGGTCACCGGCCATTGGTACCTTAATGTGCAGCCCAACCGCCGGTACACCGTTGAGCTGGGCTACATTGCCCCGTCGGGGGAATTTGTGGCCCTGGCCCGCTCCAACACGGTGGTCACACCCCGGGCCACCGTGTCGGAAGTAATCGATGAAGAATGGATGCTTGTCGAGGAGGATTTCCGCCGTCTCTACCAGCTGGCCGGCGATCCGCAGGCCGGTTCGGTCGAATTGGCCGAATCCCTGCTCAAGAGGTTGGAACGGGAGATGGGGTCGGGCGCGGTTAGCAGCATAAGCAGTCCGTTCGGCCCGCCTCCGGAAGAACGCCAATTCTGGCTGGTCTTGAATACGGAACTCATCCTTTACGGTGCGACCGAACCGTCCGCCAGTTTAACGGTGGACGGGCAGCCGGTCCCTTTGCGCCCCGACGGTACCTTTACGCTCCGGATGGCCTTGCCGGACGGGCGGAAAAGGATTCCGGTGACCGCCCGCTCCCAGGATGGAAAGGACGCGATCACCATCATTCCCGAGGTCACCAAAGAAACCTATTAA